A window of the Microvirga terrae genome harbors these coding sequences:
- a CDS encoding PRC-barrel domain-containing protein yields MRTYYVFQSERTPDLRGFTESATGETLPAEHGPWALDRRISPDDEWVLNVSRAVVAAGIIENGFYLWGPVERPTEWHPVIQSDRVEGTAVYGPDGTQIGTIKRLLIEKVSGRVLYVDVTFGGFLGIGVHHHTVPWDKLAYDRELEGYRTDVTEAQVQAAPAFYGDDRIWPDRKREQEMRDYWHDIPRGPI; encoded by the coding sequence ATGAGAACGTATTACGTGTTCCAGTCCGAGCGGACGCCCGATCTGCGCGGCTTTACGGAGAGCGCCACGGGCGAGACGCTGCCCGCCGAGCATGGGCCCTGGGCCCTCGACCGGCGGATCAGTCCCGATGACGAGTGGGTTCTCAATGTCAGCCGGGCGGTGGTAGCGGCCGGGATCATCGAGAACGGGTTCTATCTCTGGGGACCGGTCGAACGGCCGACCGAATGGCACCCGGTGATCCAGAGCGATCGGGTGGAAGGCACGGCCGTCTACGGTCCGGACGGAACGCAGATCGGCACCATCAAGCGCCTGCTGATCGAGAAGGTGAGCGGGCGGGTTCTCTATGTGGATGTGACCTTCGGCGGCTTCCTGGGGATCGGCGTGCACCATCATACGGTTCCCTGGGACAAGCTCGCCTACGACAGGGAACTCGAGGGCTATCGCACCGACGTGACCGAGGCCCAGGTGCAGGCGGCTCCCGCCTTCTACGGCGATGACCGGATCTGGCCGGACCGCAAGCGCGAGCAGGAGATGCGGGATTACTGGCACGACATCCCGAGAGGCCCGATCTGA